The Hornefia porci genome contains the following window.
CGTGAGATCGCAGAGACAGAAAATGAACTGAAACGGAGACTCTCTCTTCCGGATTCAGAATAGCTTCATAAACATCCTGTCGATCCGGAATTCTTCACGATGTACGTACATGAAACCGAACTTTACTCTCGCCCTGCATTCGCGAGGAAGGCCGCTGCTTCTTTCAACTCTACTTTTTGGAGTGCATCTCAAAATATATGTTATACATAGTAAAAGTGCCCTGAAATCTGCCACATTTCTCGGAAAAAGCCAGAAATGTGGCAACCCTGAGTGCCATCTAACTCGCCTCCGCCGATCCGTACCTGAACGGATCACATTCACAGTCGTTTTGTCTCCATTTATTCGTCAGTTGTTGACAGGTTGAGTGAGTTGGCAAGTTGAATAAGTTAAGCAGGTTGAACGGATTGAGTAAGTCAGACGGATTCAGCGTGTTGGACGGACAAAGACATATCGGGCGTTGACCTGCTCAGTCAATTTATTCAGTTCTGTCAGACCAATCGATATCGTCGCCAGGTAACATTCGAATATCGCACATGTCGGGATCGCACATAAAGAACACGCCGCCGTCGTAAAGAAATAACTTTACGAAAACTAAGGATAGCGATAAACTATTAAATAGCGCAGCTTATTCAATCTCTGTCGGGCTCGAGGGGCTCCCGATCGTCGGCATTGACTCCGACCTCAGACAGGATTCGGCGCCGGCAAGCGGCCGAGCGCTGGAGGGGCTCTGCGTGTCGAACAGCGAGGACAGGCTTCCGCAGCCCCGTAGAAACACATATTACCGTAAATTTATCAGCAGAATATCAGTAGGAGACAGTAATGAATCAATTTTCGCGGATGGAACTTGTTATGGGAGCAGAAGCCCTGGAAATTCTGAACAGAAGTCGCGTAGCGGTCTTCGGCGTCGGAGGCGTGGGCGGATACGTGGTGGAGGCGTTGACGCGGAGCGGAATCGGCGAGCTGGACATTATTGATGACGACAAAGTGTGTCTGACCAATCTCAACCGTCAGATTATCGCAACCAGAGATACCGTTGGCAGACAGAAAGTGGACGTTTGCGAGGAACGCATCCTTTCGATCAACCCCGATGTGACCGTTCACAAGCACCAGACCTTCTATCTGCCGGAGAAAGCAGCCGAATTTGATTTTGTTCACTACGACTACATCGTAGATGCCATCGACACCGTTTCAGCGAAGCTGGATCTCGTCATGCAGGCGCAGAAACACGGCGTACCCATCATTGCCGCCATGGGCTGCGGAAACCGCGTGGACCCGGGCAGACTGGTATGCACGGACATTTACAAAACAGAAATGGATCCGCTTTCCAAGGTCATGCGCAGAGAACTGAAAAAAAGAGGCGTTCGCGGACTGAAGGTTGTCTATTCGACGGAACCTCCAATCAAGCCCTACATCAGCGAGGCAAATTCGTGCCACAGCCACTGCATCTGCCCGCCGGGAGTTCAGCGAACCTGCCTGCAGCGCAGAAGCGTTCCGGGATCAACGGCTTTTGTGCCCGCCGCCGCAGGACTGATGATCGCATCAGAAGTCGTTCGTGACCTGACGTCTTTCGACCCGAAGGGACGCGTCAAGGGCGGCCGCCAGTAGTCGTGCGAGCGTCGCCGGACGCCTCAGGGAATGACCGCCTCGGGATGACCGCCAGTAGTCACAATTATATTGCAATTACAACACAATTTATCTATAATTGAGCTATAGGATTATTTGAACTGATATGATCGAATCTCATTACAAAGGAGGTTAATAATGTCGAAATACGATTGGGGAAAATTCGGACTTCACATCCCGGAGATCATGATTCCGCGGGAGGGGACCGATTACAGCAGATGGGCTGTCGTGGCCTGCGACCAGTACACTTCCGAGCCGGAATACTGGCAGGAGGCGGAAAAAATCGTGGGCGACGCGCCTTCGACTCTGCGTCTGATGCTCCCGGAAATTTATCTGGAAAAGGAAGGCGAAGCGGAACGCATCCGTGATATCCGCAAAGCCATGGACGACTACATCGAACACGGCATCCTGAAAAAGCTGCCGGCAGGCTGCATGCTGGTCAAACGGACCGCCGCAGGCCGCACCCGCCTCGGTCTGGTCATTGCCACCGATCTGGAAAGCTACGACTTCAACAAAGGCTCCACATCTCTGACCCGTGCGACGGAAGGGACCGTGGTAGAGCGCATCCCGCCGCGCCTGCGAATCCGCGAGGGTGCGCCGCTGGAAATGCCGCACATCATGATTCTGATCGACGATCCGGACAAAACCGTCATCGAACCGCTGGTCAACGCTCCGAAAAAACGCATCTACGATACCGATCTGATGCTGGAGGGCGGCCATATCACCGGCGATTTCATTAAAGAGGCCGATCTGGAGGGCATGCGCCAGGCACTTTCGGAGCTCTACGACAAGGCCGTTGAAAAATACGGCGACGGCAACGTCATCTTCCAGGCCATGGGAGACGGGAACCATTCCCTGGCTACCGCCAAAACCAACTGGGAAAACCTGAAGAAGACACTTAGCCCCGAGGAGCAGAAAACACATCCTGCCCGCTATGCACTTTGTGAGATCGAAAACATCCACGACGACGGCATCGTATTCGAACCAATTCACCGCGTGATCTTCGCCAAAAAAGGTCAGAGCGGCATGGATCTGGTCAACGAGACTGTGGAGCTGCTGGCGTCCCAGAACGGCGGTGCGCATCTGGCAGAGGAAGGTGCCGAGGCGCGCGAGGGGTGCTTCGCGATTCCTTATCTGACGGCGGAGCAGAAGGGCACGATTATCGTGGAACATCCCGCGAACAAATTGGAGGTCGGCGCGCTGCAGAACGCGCTTGACGTTATCGTCAAGGAACGCGGGGATGCGGATATCGACTATATTCACGGCACAAAGGCTGTCGAGACGCTTTCCGACAAACCCGGGAACGCCGGATTCATGCTTCCGGCCATGGACAAATCCATGCTGTTCCCTGCGGTTGCCGCAGACGGCGCGCTGCCGCGCAAGACATTCTCCATGGGCGAAGCCAACGAGAAGAGATATTACATCGAGAGCCGCTACATCGGAAAATAGCGGAAATCCGGCACCGCATACAAAACGCGTCCGACCGGCAATCCGGCAAGTCGCGGCTTCACACTCAAAAAGAGCTGTTCACATTGAACGGCTCTTTTTTCAACTGCTTTCAACTGCGGTTTCGGTCATGACCGGTTTCTCCGATTCTCTCCGGACACTTTCCACACCGCATCTCTATGCATTTTCTGCGTTATTTTCCTTTGTGCTCTCAGAAGCGACATCCCGGTCGGACGGCGTCAGATGGAAACGATCCTCCTTGTTTCCCACCGGCAGCTTCCCTTCATTCGCCAGCTTCATGTCCTGTGCATTCTGCCAGCGCTTCGTCAGCTTGTCGTCGTTAAGATAGCGCTCCGCAAGCCCCGCCTTTTTCTGCCCGGTATCGCGCTCCTGCCGTTCCTTCTCAAAGTCCGCCGAGGTCTTTGAAAAATCCAGATCCTTACCGGTTATCTTTTTATAGATGCGCGTTATCAGAAACATCAGCAGTGCAAACCCTGCCAGAATCAGTATGTCAAAAAAAGCCGTCGTTATATCTATCATCTTTCTATCCCCCCTGACCACATCGCGGTTTGTCAGCAGCGCCTCGTCGTGTCCTTTGTTTGCAACACGCATCATGGTGCTGAATTTCAATTATCCCCAGAACCCATTCAGTCCGGCAGGAATTAAACGGGCCGAAGATCTTATAACCTGAAAATAATTATATCATATTCTGACAAGTCCGTCAATTTTTGCATATTCTCCGCCCTCTACATGCTCTTCGAGGACAGCCAGACTCCGCTGACGGTCATCGTCAGTCCGATTACGGTGTAGATACCTGCCGGGTCACCGTTGACCGTGACCCCAGCGACGACGCCGATGATCGTTATCATTGCAGAAGTGAGATTATTCGCGATAGAAATATCCAAAGTACAAAGAAGTTTATTGAATCCTGCGTAGCAGATTACAGAACAGCACACTCCCAGGAATGCGATTCCCGCCGCCACCTGCCAGTGAGTGAAAAAAGTCACATACATCTGACTCCAGCCGCCCTCCAGAAGACAGATTCCATTAAACAGAATCATTCCCATGAACGACATCATGGCCGTAATGGCCATCGGCTCGTATTCCTCCCCGGATTTAGAACTGAAAAAGCCAAATACAGTGCCGGCCATCACCGCGCCGGTCATGAACAGATAGCCAAGCGTCTGACCACCGCCGATAAACGCCGGTGAAAACACAGTAGTCACCACAACTCCGGCAAACGCCAGAAGAATGCTGAGTACACCCATCCGACCGGGTTTTTTGTGAAAAAACAAAATTGAAACCAGCAGTGTTGCACACGGAATCGTAGCGATAAAGATAGAACTGATGGAAGCTGAAGAGTATTTCAGACCGTAAATCTCAAAAACAGAATAAATGCACGGCTCTGTGAGGCCTGTGAGGAACAGGAATTTCGCATTCTTCCCGCGCAGATTGATGCGGATTCGCCCCGCGCCGATCAGACACGCGAAAATAACAGACGCGAGCGTCCACCGGAGTGCCAGAATCTCCATCGTTCCCAGCCATTTCAACAGCTGTGTCAGGACAATAAACGACATCCCCCAGAATACTGAAACCACCATCACCAGTCCATACGCAACACTTTTTTTCATCCGATTATTTTTCTGACCTCCCCTGTATGCCTGTTTCAGCCGTCCGTTCACGGTCTCGCCGTCCTGAAGCCGCCTGCCTACGGTCTCGCCGTCCTGAAGCCGTCCGCCCGGCGGTGTGAAATTCTCCGCCCGCGGCAGCGTCCCGAAATATTATAACATTTTCATCAGTTTTCTGCTATACTAATGATATGAATATGAAAAATACCCGAAAAGAAATCAACGAGGACTGCGAGCGCTATATCACCGCGCATTACGACGAAGTAAAAGCAGCCTGCCTGGCGATCCGGGAAAAGCTTCCGGACTCACCTTTGTACTGCAACGGTCACCTGCTGGCGCGTCCGCTGACGATGCAGAAGATCTACACTAAGGAGGATGAAATGGTCTTCGCCGATGTCGTCTCCACCATGCACAGCATCTGCTGCAAGGTCATTCACCGCTACCTTGCCGACGCCGGCTACCGGAGTCTTTTCCCCTTCAGCCGCGAGCTGGAGGAGCTGATTCTGACTGACCCGGGCTACGACCAGCCCCTGCCCGTCGCCCGCTTCGACATCTTCTACAACGAGGACACCGGGAGCTATAAGTTTTGTGAAATCAACACTGACGGCACCAGCGCCATGAACGAGGACGTCGTCTGGAACCGGCTCATGGAGGATAATCCCGCTCATATGTACATCCGGCAGAAGTACGGTCTGACCCAGAGAGAACTCTTCGATTCCTGGATCTCGGCGTTCATGGACATCTACTCCGGGTACAAAGGCAGGGTCGCCCATCCCGCTGTCGCGGTCGTCGATTTTCTGGATACCGGGACCCTCACCGAATTTCAGGAATTCGCCCGGCACTTCCGGAAGGCCGGCTACGACTGTCATGTCTGTGACGCGCGGGAGCTTCGCTACGACGGAGAACATCTGAGAACAAAGGACGGTACAGTCATCGATGCGGTCTACCGCCGGGCGGTAACCTCCGATCTGATGGCACATTTCGACGAGGTCCGGCCTCTGATAAACGCGATACGGGACAGGCACGTCTTTCTTGCCGGATCACTGCGAACCCAGGTGGTTCATAACAAAGCATTTTTCACGATCATGCACCTTCCCCGGACACAGGAATTCCTCAGCGACAAAGAAAAAGCCTTCATCAGGGAACATATTCCCTATACCTGTGATTTCGGACCAGCAAGCATAGAGCTGGATGAGGTTCTGAACAACAAGGACCGGTACATCCTGAAGCCCAACGACTCCTACGGCGCCAGCGGCGTAGCCGACGGACTCGGCCACAGCCCGGAGGAATGGGAGAAAATATGCCGCGAATACTACGGCAGCGGCTTCATCTGCCAGGAATACTGCCATCCATACGAAAGCCGGAACATCGATTTCATGTTCGGCGACGGCCGGTTCCACAGCTACATCAACATGACCGGACTTTACGCCTACAACGGAAAGTACGCAGGCGCCTACACCCGCCTTTCCCGCGAAACACTGATCGTCTCCTACGGAAACGAGCGCAGCGTGGCGAGCTATTACATTTAGGCGCCGGAGCGGCGAGCGGCTTATCCCAGCAGCTCTGCCGCGTATTTTTTTGCCAGCGCCAGACCCCGTTCCTGATAGTCCTCTCCGAAATCCGCCACGACGCGGTCTGCATAGCGGCCGCCCCGAACCAGCTTGGCCTTCTGGTATTCCAGCGTTTCCATGACGCGCTCCCGATCCGCCTCACCCATCTCCCGCTCCCGGAAGAACCGCTGTATCTCCGCCAGCGCGCGGACAGCACTGTCATGAACAGACAGCCCGCCGGAGAGAATCACCCCGTCATCCATCAGTGCGGCAGTCTTCATGTCCGCCAGCGCCTGCTTCTGTTCCTCTTCCGTAAATTTTCTGTCCGGTCTGAAAAGCAGATACAGAATCAGAAGGTGCAGAAAACGCACATCCTCCACACACACGCCGGCGGGCTCGAAGGGATTCGCATCCACAGTACGGAATTCAATATGATTCACGCCGTAATGCAGCAGTGTATCCAGACTGTATCTCCCCATCGGCTTGATGCGTACCGGATAATAAAGCTCCGCGGGATACAGCAGCGCACCGCTTTCCACATATTTCAAAATCGATTCCACATAGGAGCCGAGATCCGAATAATCCAGAATCGGGTCGAAGGTGTTCCAGTACCCGTCCCATCCGCATCGTGGACTGGCGTACCGGCTCTTCACGGTTCCTGATGCTCCCGGCGCACTCGGAGTCGCCGACGTTCCTGATGCCTCAGATCCGGCCGGCTCCCGCTCGTTCCGGCCGCCGGTCAGCGAGCTGTGATAAACCGGGCTGGCCGCGGTCAGATACACGACAAGCCAGGCGTACCGTGTTCCCCAGGCGTTCAGATCCAGATACACGTGATTTACGAAACTGGTCCGGTCTTCAATACCGATGCAGCACTGCTCGTACAGGGCCTGCAGGAATTCCTCAGAAAAAGAAAAGTTTACATGAACGCCGCTGTACAGCATCAGCCGGCTTCCGTATTTTCCCTTCAGATACTTCCGGTACTCTGTCTTCCAGCGGGAATCGCCGTTGAACTGCGCCACCGGATTGTCGCTGTCACTGAAAATCCGCGGAGGATTTGAAAAGGGCCACAGATACTCCGGACCGCCGGGATGTGCGCTGAGCTTCCGGAGCGCTCTGCGGTGAAGCCGCTCCAGCTCTTCACATACAGCCTCCGGCGTCTGCCGGATCCCGGTAATAAACTCCGTCTGATTTTCGCTGAAATCGCGGCTGATATGACCGCTGCTGGCGAAAGGATGCGCCGACTGCGCCAGCGCTCCCCGTTCATCGATCCTCATCGTTTCCCGTTCCAGCCCGAAATTTCCGTCAAACAAATGGCGGCTGACCGCTTTCCAGTTTTCTCTGTTGTTGTCCACTTCACTCTCCCCGCGTTACCTCGCGCATCACACGCATTAAAATATGTTTTTGTATACCACCTTTCACGATTCTGAAACCCGGACGGCCGGATTAACCGGATTCGTCCCGGACACAGCCGGAGGCCGGAGCAGCGCACGAAACAGAGACGGGGCCTAATCGAAGGATTTGCCGCGGACACACGGCCCGGAGTGTGATATAATGACAGCATAAGGAGGAGCACCTGTCATGAACGCCATGTCATCTCATCTGAAAGGACAGATCCGGCAGACTCTCATTCTGAGCCTGATCACTATCTGTGTCGCCCAGATTAATCTCCATATCTTCACGGAAACCTTCACCATCTCTCTGGCGACGGTCTGTCTCCCAGCCTTCATGTACCTGCTTGACGATGTGGCGATCCTGCCGCTGTCGCTGCTCTCCGGATTCGGAATCTTCGGGAGCCGCGTACTGATTCACGCCGTGCAGACGGGCAGCGCCTCCGGAGCGGCAGACGATTACATGCCGGAGATCATCTTCTACTTCGCGCTGGGGCTTCTGCTTTTCCTGTTCGATCATCTCATCCGTCACCGGCGGAAGCTTCTCCTCTTCATTCCGGGCGTCATGTGCATCGACTATCTGTCCAACGCGCTGGAGCTTTTCGCCCGCATACAGACCGCCTCCTACGCCCTGGATTCTCAGCTCGTCCTGATTGTCGTCGCCGGCATCCGCGGTCTGATTCTCACCGTTGTTCTGGCTTCTCTGGACCGCTACCGTATCATGCTCCTGACCCGGACGCACGCGGAACGCTATCAGCGTCTGATCATGCTGATCTCCCGCCTGAAGGGAGAGACCGTCTGGATGAACAAAAACGCCGCGATGATTGAAGAGACCATGAACACCTCCTACGCCCTGTACACCGATCTTCTGAACTCCGGAGGTCCGGACAGCGAGCGGCAGGCCCGGCAGGCTCTGAGTGTCGCCAAGGACGTACACGAAATCAAGAAGGAATACATCCTTATCCAGCGTGGGCTGTCGGAAGCCATGCAGAGCGAAACGGAATCCGACGGCATGCTGCTGACGGAAATCTTCACCATCCTAACTCAGTCGGTCCGGGACGAATACGCCGATTCCGGGCGGGTTCCTCTGATTACCATGGAGAGCGAAAACCGGCTGTACACCCGGGAGCCCTATCTTTTCCTTTCGATTTTTCATAATCTGATTACCAACGCCGTCGAGGCGGCGCAGAAGCGCACCTGCGCGGTAAGCATTACGGAAACAGAAGGAGAACGCAGTTACATCTTCACCGTGCACGACAACGGTCCGGGGATTCCGATCAAGTACCGCGACCGGATTTTCAGCCCCCGCTTCTCCACAAAGGTCAATTACGAGACAGGAGCTGTGAACCGCGGCCTGGGACTGTGCATCGTGAAGGATATGGTGGAACAAAATCTGGGCGGCACGATCCGCCTGCCCGATTCCCCAGGCGGCGCAGCCTTTGTTATCACCATTCCTAAGGAAAGAATGGAGGAAGCCACATGACACGACTCTTTCTGATTGACGATGACCCTTCGGTCACCGACATCCTGAACATCATCATCGAGGAGCAGTCGCTGGGAAAGGTCTGCGGAGTTTCCCACAATGCGGCCGACGCCCTGGAGGATCTGCCTTATCTGGAGCCGGACATCGTCATCGCAGACCTGCTCATGCCGGACATCGACGGAATCTCTTTTGTACAAAAAGCCAGACGGATTCTGCCCTCCGCCGCCTTCATCATGCTCTCCCAGGTCTCCTCCAAGGACATGATCGCCCGGGCCTACGATGCGGGAGTCGAATTTTTCATCCAGAAGCCGGTCAATGCCGTGGAAGTCCGCCAGGTCATCGAGAAC
Protein-coding sequences here:
- a CDS encoding DUF1015 domain-containing protein — encoded protein: MSKYDWGKFGLHIPEIMIPREGTDYSRWAVVACDQYTSEPEYWQEAEKIVGDAPSTLRLMLPEIYLEKEGEAERIRDIRKAMDDYIEHGILKKLPAGCMLVKRTAAGRTRLGLVIATDLESYDFNKGSTSLTRATEGTVVERIPPRLRIREGAPLEMPHIMILIDDPDKTVIEPLVNAPKKRIYDTDLMLEGGHITGDFIKEADLEGMRQALSELYDKAVEKYGDGNVIFQAMGDGNHSLATAKTNWENLKKTLSPEEQKTHPARYALCEIENIHDDGIVFEPIHRVIFAKKGQSGMDLVNETVELLASQNGGAHLAEEGAEAREGCFAIPYLTAEQKGTIIVEHPANKLEVGALQNALDVIVKERGDADIDYIHGTKAVETLSDKPGNAGFMLPAMDKSMLFPAVAADGALPRKTFSMGEANEKRYYIESRYIGK
- a CDS encoding sensor histidine kinase, giving the protein MNAMSSHLKGQIRQTLILSLITICVAQINLHIFTETFTISLATVCLPAFMYLLDDVAILPLSLLSGFGIFGSRVLIHAVQTGSASGAADDYMPEIIFYFALGLLLFLFDHLIRHRRKLLLFIPGVMCIDYLSNALELFARIQTASYALDSQLVLIVVAGIRGLILTVVLASLDRYRIMLLTRTHAERYQRLIMLISRLKGETVWMNKNAAMIEETMNTSYALYTDLLNSGGPDSERQARQALSVAKDVHEIKKEYILIQRGLSEAMQSETESDGMLLTEIFTILTQSVRDEYADSGRVPLITMESENRLYTREPYLFLSIFHNLITNAVEAAQKRTCAVSITETEGERSYIFTVHDNGPGIPIKYRDRIFSPRFSTKVNYETGAVNRGLGLCIVKDMVEQNLGGTIRLPDSPGGAAFVITIPKERMEEAT
- a CDS encoding tRNA threonylcarbamoyladenosine dehydratase; protein product: MNQFSRMELVMGAEALEILNRSRVAVFGVGGVGGYVVEALTRSGIGELDIIDDDKVCLTNLNRQIIATRDTVGRQKVDVCEERILSINPDVTVHKHQTFYLPEKAAEFDFVHYDYIVDAIDTVSAKLDLVMQAQKHGVPIIAAMGCGNRVDPGRLVCTDIYKTEMDPLSKVMRRELKKRGVRGLKVVYSTEPPIKPYISEANSCHSHCICPPGVQRTCLQRRSVPGSTAFVPAAAGLMIASEVVRDLTSFDPKGRVKGGRQ
- a CDS encoding glutathionylspermidine synthase family protein: MKNTRKEINEDCERYITAHYDEVKAACLAIREKLPDSPLYCNGHLLARPLTMQKIYTKEDEMVFADVVSTMHSICCKVIHRYLADAGYRSLFPFSRELEELILTDPGYDQPLPVARFDIFYNEDTGSYKFCEINTDGTSAMNEDVVWNRLMEDNPAHMYIRQKYGLTQRELFDSWISAFMDIYSGYKGRVAHPAVAVVDFLDTGTLTEFQEFARHFRKAGYDCHVCDARELRYDGEHLRTKDGTVIDAVYRRAVTSDLMAHFDEVRPLINAIRDRHVFLAGSLRTQVVHNKAFFTIMHLPRTQEFLSDKEKAFIREHIPYTCDFGPASIELDEVLNNKDRYILKPNDSYGASGVADGLGHSPEEWEKICREYYGSGFICQEYCHPYESRNIDFMFGDGRFHSYINMTGLYAYNGKYAGAYTRLSRETLIVSYGNERSVASYYI
- a CDS encoding DMT family transporter, producing MKKSVAYGLVMVVSVFWGMSFIVLTQLLKWLGTMEILALRWTLASVIFACLIGAGRIRINLRGKNAKFLFLTGLTEPCIYSVFEIYGLKYSSASISSIFIATIPCATLLVSILFFHKKPGRMGVLSILLAFAGVVVTTVFSPAFIGGGQTLGYLFMTGAVMAGTVFGFFSSKSGEEYEPMAITAMMSFMGMILFNGICLLEGGWSQMYVTFFTHWQVAAGIAFLGVCCSVICYAGFNKLLCTLDISIANNLTSAMITIIGVVAGVTVNGDPAGIYTVIGLTMTVSGVWLSSKSM